From the genome of Clostridium sp. BNL1100, one region includes:
- a CDS encoding GHKL domain-containing protein — MFIIGQLLINTLFAMITAYITYLFLKENFDIKIQLNFLVAFIACNGVLNGFVSTLWMSVLPVPGNLQFLKSIILTILNIILIKYLLRVEWLKSVLSFCLIILFVGVGNFTVPLIFYSVGINATPETINNNLFLFFIMNLIIYCLALILIKFIPYAKLIGNIKNLTPVGILLFITILIMASFLGMHFVVHFDPVSFVIVLISSLSYFFFSAWYINIYHKYEMKKEEQKQQEFYNESLANTLHDLRRIKHDQMNHLSVLYAMHQMNKYDAAASYLKEIIGTSQSIGNTAIYNIKNAGLFGLISSKVNYANSHGINFDLDTIGEVDSIPNIKISDLCEVIAIYLDNALEEVLNNGKLKLDMKILSTDESLTIRIENECTKTPNTKNSSKGTDRGNGLVIANKIIASYKNISSSTIFDEKRMIFSQVLRMAKEA; from the coding sequence GTGTTTATAATCGGTCAGCTGTTGATAAATACATTGTTTGCAATGATAACTGCCTACATAACTTACTTATTTCTTAAAGAAAATTTTGATATAAAAATACAACTGAATTTTTTAGTTGCATTTATTGCTTGTAATGGTGTGCTAAACGGATTTGTGTCTACTTTGTGGATGAGTGTACTTCCCGTACCGGGAAATCTACAATTCCTTAAATCTATAATTTTGACAATCCTCAACATAATTTTAATTAAGTATCTACTACGTGTTGAATGGCTAAAATCGGTATTATCCTTTTGTTTGATTATACTTTTTGTTGGAGTAGGAAATTTTACAGTGCCATTGATTTTTTATTCCGTAGGTATTAATGCAACACCTGAGACAATAAATAATAATCTATTTTTATTTTTTATTATGAATCTGATTATTTATTGCCTAGCCCTGATTCTTATTAAATTTATACCTTATGCTAAATTAATCGGAAATATAAAAAACCTTACACCTGTAGGTATTCTACTTTTTATTACCATATTGATAATGGCCTCTTTTCTTGGAATGCATTTCGTAGTTCACTTTGACCCTGTCTCATTTGTTATTGTACTTATTTCATCTCTCTCATATTTCTTTTTCTCGGCTTGGTATATAAACATCTATCATAAATACGAAATGAAGAAGGAAGAACAAAAGCAGCAGGAATTTTATAATGAATCCCTTGCCAATACACTTCATGATTTAAGACGTATAAAACATGATCAAATGAATCACCTCTCTGTCCTATACGCTATGCACCAAATGAACAAGTATGATGCGGCTGCTTCATATCTAAAAGAAATAATAGGGACAAGTCAAAGTATAGGAAATACTGCTATTTACAATATTAAGAATGCCGGACTATTCGGATTAATATCATCTAAAGTAAACTATGCTAATAGCCATGGAATTAATTTTGACTTGGATACCATCGGCGAAGTTGATTCTATTCCCAATATTAAAATTTCTGATTTATGTGAGGTAATAGCTATTTATCTTGACAATGCACTGGAAGAGGTTTTAAATAACGGAAAACTTAAGCTTGATATGAAAATTTTAAGTACAGATGAAAGCCTTACAATCAGAATAGAAAATGAATGTACTAAAACACCTAACACAAAAAACTCATCAAAGGGTACAGATCGTGGAAACGGGTTAGTCATTGCAAATAAAATAATTGCTTCATATAAAAATATTTCAAGTTCTACTATATTTGATGAAAAAAGAATGATATTCTCACAAGTTCTAAGAATGGCAAAAGAGGCTTAA
- a CDS encoding accessory gene regulator B family protein, producing the protein MLEDITKKITNEIVSNIPGISEEKAEQIDYGLYMAFADGLKLLTVLIAALLLGQFKYAIVAVIVFSLNKSYLGGVHAKTQIGCVITHFTFIFGTVYLAQILNIKFLNIVLFTISGILTFLYAPADLVSKPIVTEKRKRDLRIKCSILLVICFVITLIVPNIYSNIISVITLISTVNITPIVYRLTKNKRGGIIT; encoded by the coding sequence GTGCTAGAGGATATAACAAAGAAAATCACTAATGAGATTGTTTCAAATATCCCGGGAATCTCAGAAGAAAAAGCTGAACAAATTGATTACGGATTGTATATGGCTTTCGCAGATGGTTTGAAATTACTTACAGTGTTAATTGCAGCGTTACTCCTGGGACAATTTAAATATGCCATAGTTGCTGTGATAGTGTTTTCATTAAATAAATCCTATTTAGGAGGAGTACATGCAAAAACACAAATCGGATGTGTAATCACTCACTTTACGTTTATATTTGGTACTGTATATCTGGCACAGATTCTTAATATAAAATTCTTAAATATAGTTTTATTTACTATATCAGGAATTTTGACATTTCTATACGCACCTGCTGATCTGGTGTCAAAACCAATTGTTACTGAAAAAAGAAAAAGGGATTTAAGGATAAAATGTAGTATTCTATTAGTAATATGCTTTGTTATTACACTAATAGTTCCTAATATTTACTCAAATATCATTTCAGTAATTACACTAATATCTACGGTTAATATTACACCAATAGTGTATAGATTAACAAAAAATAAGAGGGGTGGGATAATTACATGA
- a CDS encoding recombinase family protein has translation MDLYTIRNELNTGKTIYDLNLRVTYYARVSTEKDEQVHSLKNQIEYYSDFIKRNQKWSYVDGYIDEGISGTSVNKRESFLKMISDAKLKKFDFIITKEISRFSRNTLDSIKYTQELLSYGVGVLFQSDNINTLMPDAELRLTIMSSIAQDEVRKISERVKFGFKRAIEKGVVLGNNKIWGYKKDSGKLIIDEKEAEIVRLIFDMYATQNMGIRGISAKLDNMGIKNNRGNPFSFSTIKSILTNPKYMGYYCGNKTHKLDYKLHDRKYLDQTEWVMYKDEDTVPPIVPEEIWQKANYILKGRSEKQSAEDKTSYQNKYAYSGKIICTEHNVPYYRTLYRYSSGNKEVWQCKRYVEKGKEGCTSPSIYTSELDMIIKKAYDEIIVNRSEIIHEMVTMYSNLGAQSKIKEDIAKVKTEIDQILKMKDKLLELSINGRLSDDEFERRNNRFNEDIDKLSIRLKELDEDELKNKEISYSVEILRKIIAKEINYDDGLDNKLIESLLEKIEVYKTDKKNEIDLKVYFKVLTKPFDYKILRDRKSTSVCSSQYI, from the coding sequence ATGGATTTGTACACTATAAGAAACGAACTTAATACGGGTAAAACAATATATGATTTAAATCTGAGAGTTACTTATTACGCAAGAGTATCTACTGAAAAGGATGAACAGGTTCACTCTCTGAAAAACCAGATAGAGTACTATTCGGATTTTATTAAAAGAAATCAGAAGTGGTCATACGTAGACGGATATATTGATGAAGGCATAAGTGGTACAAGTGTAAATAAAAGAGAATCGTTCCTTAAAATGATTTCAGACGCTAAACTCAAAAAATTTGATTTTATTATTACAAAAGAGATTTCCAGATTTTCAAGAAACACCTTAGATAGTATAAAGTATACTCAGGAATTGCTGTCATATGGGGTGGGGGTTCTTTTTCAGTCTGACAATATCAATACCTTAATGCCCGATGCTGAGTTGAGGTTGACAATTATGTCCAGTATAGCTCAGGATGAGGTCAGAAAAATATCTGAGAGAGTGAAATTCGGTTTTAAAAGAGCCATTGAAAAAGGAGTAGTACTTGGAAATAATAAAATATGGGGGTACAAAAAAGATAGTGGTAAACTTATAATCGATGAAAAGGAAGCTGAAATAGTAAGACTGATATTTGATATGTACGCTACACAAAATATGGGGATAAGAGGGATAAGTGCCAAGCTTGACAATATGGGAATAAAAAATAATAGAGGTAATCCGTTTTCTTTTTCTACTATTAAGAGTATTCTCACAAATCCCAAATATATGGGATATTATTGCGGAAATAAAACACACAAATTAGATTATAAGCTTCATGATAGAAAGTATCTGGATCAGACTGAATGGGTTATGTATAAAGATGAAGATACAGTCCCTCCAATTGTACCTGAAGAAATATGGCAAAAGGCAAATTATATCTTAAAAGGCAGAAGTGAAAAGCAATCGGCAGAAGATAAGACAAGCTACCAAAACAAGTACGCCTACAGCGGAAAAATAATTTGTACAGAGCATAATGTTCCATATTACAGAACACTTTATCGTTACAGTTCAGGGAATAAAGAAGTATGGCAATGTAAAAGGTACGTTGAGAAGGGTAAAGAGGGTTGTACTTCTCCATCCATATATACATCTGAGTTGGATATGATAATAAAGAAAGCATATGATGAGATAATAGTTAACCGTTCAGAAATTATACATGAAATGGTTACGATGTATTCAAACCTTGGAGCTCAATCCAAGATAAAAGAAGATATTGCCAAGGTTAAGACGGAGATTGACCAAATACTTAAAATGAAAGACAAGCTTTTGGAGTTAAGTATAAACGGAAGACTGTCTGATGACGAGTTTGAAAGAAGAAACAATAGGTTCAATGAGGATATTGATAAACTGAGTATAAGGTTAAAGGAACTGGATGAGGACGAATTGAAAAACAAAGAAATAAGTTATTCAGTTGAAATCTTACGAAAAATAATTGCGAAGGAAATTAATTATGATGATGGACTGGATAATAAATTAATAGAGTCATTACTAGAAAAGATTGAAGTATATAAGACAGACAAGAAAAACGAAATAGATTTGAAAGTATACTTTAAAGTATTGACAAAACCCTTTGATTATAAGATATTACGGGACCGAAAGAGTACTTCTGTTTGTTCCTCACAATACATATGA
- the thiT gene encoding energy-coupled thiamine transporter ThiT gives MEKMSTRILVEAGVLIALAQILSFIKYEMPYGGSVTLGSMVPIIIFAIRWGTKRGILVGLVYGFLQFALGTKFSYHPLGIFLDYIFAFGCLGLAGIFKKNLFAIISSTALAMLGRFAFHFLSGIILWYTYAPEGMNIFLYSLIYNGQYMLPEFIITSVILCALYKPLGKYINRQSLI, from the coding sequence ATGGAAAAAATGTCTACCAGGATATTGGTGGAAGCAGGGGTTTTAATTGCTCTTGCACAGATTCTCAGTTTTATTAAATATGAAATGCCCTATGGAGGCTCTGTAACACTGGGAAGTATGGTGCCAATAATTATTTTTGCAATTCGTTGGGGTACAAAGCGCGGTATTCTTGTGGGACTTGTTTACGGTTTTCTACAATTTGCTCTTGGAACTAAATTTTCTTATCATCCCCTGGGTATATTTCTTGACTATATTTTTGCTTTCGGCTGCCTTGGCCTTGCCGGAATATTTAAAAAGAATTTATTTGCTATAATTTCAAGTACTGCTTTGGCAATGCTGGGCAGATTTGCGTTTCACTTTCTTTCCGGGATCATTCTTTGGTATACATATGCTCCCGAGGGAATGAACATTTTCCTTTATTCTCTTATTTATAACGGTCAGTACATGTTGCCGGAGTTTATAATAACATCTGTTATTTTGTGTGCTCTTTATAAACCGTTAGGAAAATATATTAACAGGCAGAGTCTTATTTAA
- a CDS encoding cyclic lactone autoinducer peptide — protein sequence MKGKIKLLVLTVLSLIGVFAATASAGACWFWSYYQKECPKSLLK from the coding sequence ATGAAGGGTAAAATTAAATTACTGGTACTAACTGTTCTATCTCTAATTGGAGTATTTGCAGCTACTGCTTCTGCAGGTGCATGCTGGTTTTGGTCTTATTATCAAAAAGAATGTCCAAAATCATTACTCAAGTAA
- a CDS encoding glycosyl hydrolase 53 family protein → MNAFKKNKLIFVSLLVLMILFENFFMHVDMVSAATSQLLYGDVDGSGEVNSLDYALIKSYLLGNITDFPEANGKRAADVNGDGSIDSLDISLTKSFILGIIEKFPIETPTNTFAKGADISWLPQMEANGYKFYNNKDNQQDCLQILKDYGINSVRIRTWVNPSTDKWNGHCSTNETIALAKRANNLGFRVMIDFHYSDSWADPGKQTKPAAWLNLDFNGLMKMTYDYTYNVMTQLRNNGISPEWVQVGNETNNGMLWEDGKASNNMKNFAWLVNCGYDAVKAVSSKTKVIVHISNGFNNTLFRWMFDGLNSNGAKYDVIGMSLYPDKDNYSALSSQCLSNMNDMVSRYNKEIMICEIGMQYNYASESKSFIADMIKKTKSLPNNKGLGVFYWEPESFPGMNGYNKGCWDSDGKPTIALDGFLN, encoded by the coding sequence ATGAATGCTTTTAAAAAAAATAAATTGATTTTTGTCTCTCTTTTGGTTTTGATGATACTCTTCGAGAACTTTTTTATGCATGTAGATATGGTATCAGCCGCCACTTCACAGCTTTTATATGGTGACGTGGACGGAAGCGGAGAAGTAAATTCCTTGGATTATGCACTAATAAAAAGCTATTTACTTGGAAATATAACCGACTTCCCTGAGGCTAACGGTAAAAGGGCTGCTGATGTAAACGGAGATGGTAGCATAGATTCATTGGATATTTCGTTGACAAAAAGTTTTATTTTAGGAATTATAGAAAAGTTTCCGATTGAAACTCCCACAAATACTTTTGCAAAAGGTGCTGATATAAGCTGGCTGCCACAGATGGAAGCAAACGGATACAAGTTTTATAATAATAAAGACAATCAGCAGGATTGTTTACAAATTTTAAAAGACTATGGAATCAACTCCGTGAGAATCAGAACTTGGGTAAATCCATCAACAGATAAATGGAATGGACACTGCAGTACCAACGAAACTATAGCTTTGGCAAAGAGAGCCAATAACTTGGGTTTCAGAGTTATGATCGACTTTCATTACAGTGATTCCTGGGCAGACCCCGGAAAGCAGACAAAACCTGCGGCCTGGTTAAACCTGGATTTCAATGGATTAATGAAAATGACATATGACTATACATATAATGTAATGACTCAACTCAGGAATAACGGAATATCACCCGAGTGGGTGCAGGTTGGGAATGAAACCAACAATGGGATGCTATGGGAGGATGGAAAAGCATCGAATAATATGAAAAATTTCGCATGGCTCGTAAATTGCGGTTATGATGCTGTAAAAGCTGTAAGCTCCAAAACCAAGGTAATTGTACATATATCAAATGGATTTAACAATACATTGTTCAGGTGGATGTTTGACGGCCTTAACTCCAACGGAGCAAAATACGATGTTATCGGAATGTCACTATATCCTGACAAAGACAACTATTCTGCTCTTTCAAGCCAATGCCTCTCGAACATGAATGATATGGTATCAAGGTATAATAAAGAAATAATGATTTGTGAAATAGGAATGCAATATAACTATGCTTCAGAGAGTAAGTCATTTATTGCTGACATGATAAAAAAGACTAAATCGTTACCGAACAATAAGGGTTTGGGAGTATTTTATTGGGAACCGGAGTCATTTCCGGGAATGAACGGCTACAATAAAGGCTGCTGGGACTCTGATGGGAAGCCTACAATTGCATTGGATGGTTTTTTGAATTAG